In Flavobacterium sp. N1736, the following are encoded in one genomic region:
- a CDS encoding transketolase family protein, whose amino-acid sequence MKKYTNTGSKDTRSGFGAGMTELGQKNEKVVALCADLIGSLKFDDFKKNHPERFFQIGIAEANMIGIAAGLTIGGKIPFTGTFANFSTGRVYDQIRQSVAYSDKNVKICASHAGLTLGEDGATHQILEDIGLMKMLPGMTVINTCDYNQTKAATLALADHHGPAYLRFGRPVVPNFTPADEPFVIGKAILLSEGTDVTIVATGHLVWEALIAAEALEAKGISAEVINIHTIKPLDEEAILKSLAKTKCVVTAEEHNILGGLGESISRVLALNTPAPQEFVAVNDSFGESGTPEQLMEKYKLNNQAIVEAVERVIKRK is encoded by the coding sequence ATGAAAAAATATACAAATACAGGAAGTAAAGATACTCGTTCTGGTTTTGGAGCGGGAATGACTGAATTAGGTCAAAAAAACGAAAAAGTAGTAGCACTTTGTGCTGATTTAATTGGTTCATTAAAATTTGATGATTTCAAGAAAAATCACCCGGAGCGTTTTTTCCAAATTGGTATTGCAGAAGCTAATATGATTGGTATTGCTGCAGGTTTAACAATTGGAGGAAAAATTCCTTTTACAGGAACTTTCGCTAACTTTTCTACAGGAAGAGTTTACGATCAAATTCGTCAATCAGTTGCTTATTCTGATAAAAACGTAAAAATTTGTGCTTCTCACGCTGGTTTAACACTTGGTGAAGACGGAGCAACACACCAAATCCTCGAGGATATTGGTTTAATGAAAATGTTGCCTGGAATGACGGTAATCAATACTTGCGATTACAATCAGACTAAAGCGGCTACATTAGCATTAGCAGATCATCATGGTCCTGCTTATTTACGTTTTGGTCGTCCGGTTGTGCCTAACTTCACTCCTGCTGACGAGCCTTTCGTAATTGGAAAAGCAATTTTATTAAGCGAAGGAACTGATGTTACAATCGTTGCAACAGGACATTTAGTTTGGGAAGCTCTAATTGCTGCAGAAGCTCTTGAAGCAAAAGGAATTTCTGCTGAAGTAATTAACATTCACACTATTAAACCACTTGATGAAGAAGCAATTCTAAAATCATTGGCAAAAACGAAATGTGTTGTTACTGCAGAAGAACATAACATTCTTGGAGGTCTTGGAGAAAGCATTTCAAGAGTATTAGCTTTAAATACTCCTGCTCCGCAAGAATTTGTAGCTGTAAACGATAGTTTTGGTGAATCTGGAACTCCGGAGCAATTAATGGAAAAATACAAATTAAACAACCAGGCGATTGTTGAAGCTGTAGAAAGAGTTATCAAAAGAAAATAA
- a CDS encoding phosphoribosyltransferase domain-containing protein, whose amino-acid sequence MSKNIILTNQEIEHKIKRIAYQIYETFVDEEEVVIAGIAANGSVFAQKIALALSNISTLKISLCEVKVDKQNPQSPIQTSLNASEYSNKGLVLVDDVLNSGTTLIYAVRHFLDVPLKKFKTAVLVDRNHKKYPVKADFKGISLSTSLLEHVQVVFDDNGDDYAFLS is encoded by the coding sequence ATGAGCAAAAATATCATCTTAACCAATCAGGAAATCGAGCATAAAATAAAACGTATTGCGTATCAAATTTACGAGACTTTTGTTGATGAAGAAGAAGTTGTTATTGCCGGTATTGCAGCTAACGGATCTGTTTTTGCCCAAAAAATTGCTTTGGCATTAAGCAACATCTCTACGCTTAAAATTTCACTTTGCGAAGTTAAAGTCGACAAGCAAAATCCGCAATCACCAATACAGACCTCATTGAATGCATCAGAGTATTCAAATAAAGGGTTAGTTCTTGTAGATGATGTCTTAAATTCAGGAACTACATTAATATATGCCGTTCGCCATTTTTTAGACGTTCCGCTTAAAAAATTCAAAACGGCAGTACTTGTAGACCGAAATCATAAAAAATACCCTGTAAAGGCCGATTTTAAAGGAATTTCCCTATCAACATCTTTACTTGAACATGTTCAGGTTGTTTTTGACGACAATGGCGACGATTATGCTTTTTTAAGCTAA
- a CDS encoding RNA-binding S4 domain-containing protein encodes MRIDKYLWCVRYYKTRNMVTEACKKNHITVNGQVAKPSKEVFPTDKITFRKDQITQIITVLDIPESRVGAKLVDIYRKNETPPETYAHLELLKLSKEHYRKSGTGRPTKKDRRDIDEYGNEIFDEDETE; translated from the coding sequence ATGAGAATAGATAAATACTTATGGTGCGTGCGTTATTATAAAACCAGAAACATGGTTACAGAGGCATGCAAAAAGAACCATATTACTGTAAATGGGCAGGTTGCCAAGCCATCTAAAGAAGTATTCCCAACGGACAAAATTACCTTTAGAAAAGATCAGATTACCCAAATTATAACCGTTCTGGATATTCCCGAAAGTCGTGTTGGGGCAAAACTTGTTGATATATACCGAAAAAACGAAACTCCGCCCGAAACTTATGCGCATTTAGAGTTATTGAAATTATCTAAAGAACACTATCGCAAAAGCGGAACCGGAAGACCAACAAAAAAAGACCGAAGAGATATTGACGAATACGGAAATGAAATTTTTGATGAAGATGAAACAGAATAA
- a CDS encoding helix-turn-helix domain-containing protein — METLSNFQYKKLFLPNITEKILSNNADIQLYRLEDYLKGILMPVVPYRTTFNFVLFITNGHIKQYLENKEYNVEKGGVIFIKQGTITATIELSDDAEGFFLAYENNIVSEQELPKHKTSIFFMPPFLNLDNLTYGTIKQLLTIMEQELWLNELNLNEIIITMLHLILVKILSTDSDSHHKSATRPMDLSLQFRDILFKYHRDEKRVTFYADKLSVTENYLNKCVKNITQKSPKQWINEMDINYSKALLQSSKDIAEIAYQLNFHTASHFTQLFKKITGITPKEYRLQFLK; from the coding sequence ATGGAAACACTTTCTAATTTTCAATATAAAAAGCTTTTTCTTCCCAATATTACAGAAAAAATACTTTCTAATAATGCAGATATACAGCTTTACAGGCTTGAAGATTATCTAAAAGGTATTCTTATGCCTGTAGTTCCATACCGTACCACTTTTAATTTTGTTCTATTTATTACCAACGGACATATTAAACAGTATCTGGAGAATAAAGAATATAATGTAGAAAAAGGGGGTGTTATTTTTATCAAACAAGGAACAATTACGGCAACCATAGAATTATCTGATGATGCCGAAGGTTTTTTCTTAGCCTATGAGAACAATATTGTATCTGAACAGGAATTACCCAAACATAAAACCAGCATTTTTTTTATGCCTCCTTTCCTAAATTTGGATAACCTTACTTACGGAACGATTAAACAACTGCTCACCATTATGGAGCAGGAGTTATGGCTTAATGAGTTAAATTTAAATGAGATAATCATTACTATGCTTCATCTTATTTTGGTTAAAATATTAAGTACAGATTCTGATAGTCATCATAAATCAGCTACTCGTCCTATGGATTTGTCTCTTCAGTTCCGGGATATTTTGTTCAAATATCACAGAGATGAAAAAAGAGTAACATTTTATGCAGATAAACTATCTGTTACAGAAAATTACCTTAATAAATGTGTAAAAAATATAACTCAAAAATCACCAAAACAATGGATTAACGAAATGGATATTAATTATAGCAAGGCACTCCTTCAATCCAGTAAAGATATTGCCGAAATTGCGTATCAACTCAATTTCCACACAGCTTCTCATTTTACACAGCTTTTTAAAAAAATTACCGGAATTACACCTAAAGAATACAGATTGCAATTTTTAAAATAA
- a CDS encoding FKBP-type peptidyl-prolyl cis-trans isomerase gives MNKFKYYFVLLLAGIAIVSCNKADDDTPVEPLRDYQEQFNTDNANIEEYLSTNYITITQNAGAQEDQDVVIDSITDPTTQPSIMSYLNSATFPKLLSKNVDLDGITYKMYYLVLREGTGTSPVNTDGVLAAYKGDYLTRVAKTDKAPTYLKTTFFEEVKFPQTSVDLYTAIIGWGETFPEFKTGTGTPQPDGTIKYENFGAAVLFIPSGLGYYAGSASIPAYSPLIFSIKFYNFKRLDHDFDGVFDYNEDINGDGYVRDFRNTTIYPNAPVNPDDTDKDGIPDFLDSDDDGDGFTTFFEISKPTGQIGIVGGVNYGLSTYYPWDEIVDNPLTPNTDETEPRGMPRRPTGELTKPNDPNDPVESATNPRKYVEEDYTAKPRLRIHLDNTYPIKKK, from the coding sequence ATGAATAAATTTAAATATTATTTTGTTTTATTGCTTGCTGGTATTGCAATAGTTTCTTGTAACAAAGCTGATGATGATACGCCTGTTGAGCCTTTAAGAGATTATCAGGAGCAATTTAATACAGATAATGCTAATATTGAAGAGTATTTAAGTACAAATTATATTACTATAACCCAAAATGCGGGTGCGCAGGAAGATCAGGATGTTGTTATTGACAGTATTACAGATCCAACAACTCAGCCTTCTATAATGTCATATCTTAATAGTGCTACTTTTCCAAAACTATTAAGCAAAAATGTAGATTTGGATGGTATTACTTATAAAATGTACTATTTAGTTTTAAGAGAAGGTACAGGAACATCGCCTGTAAATACTGATGGCGTTTTAGCTGCTTATAAAGGAGATTATTTAACTCGTGTTGCAAAAACCGATAAAGCACCTACTTATTTAAAGACTACTTTTTTTGAAGAAGTTAAGTTTCCGCAAACAAGTGTAGATTTATATACAGCGATTATTGGATGGGGTGAAACTTTCCCTGAGTTTAAAACCGGAACTGGGACTCCTCAGCCTGACGGAACTATTAAATATGAGAATTTTGGAGCAGCGGTTTTATTTATTCCTTCGGGATTAGGTTATTATGCAGGAAGCGCTTCGATTCCAGCTTACTCTCCTTTAATTTTTAGTATTAAATTTTATAATTTTAAAAGACTGGATCATGATTTTGATGGTGTTTTTGATTATAACGAAGATATTAATGGAGATGGTTATGTAAGAGACTTTAGAAATACAACGATCTATCCAAACGCACCGGTAAATCCGGATGATACGGATAAAGACGGTATTCCTGATTTTCTGGATAGTGATGATGACGGAGATGGTTTTACAACTTTTTTCGAAATTAGTAAACCAACCGGACAAATTGGTATTGTGGGAGGAGTTAATTATGGATTAAGTACTTATTATCCTTGGGATGAAATTGTAGATAATCCACTTACGCCAAATACAGATGAAACTGAGCCAAGAGGTATGCCTAGAAGACCAACGGGGGAACTCACAAAACCTAATGATCCAAATGATCCAGTAGAATCTGCAACGAATCCTAGAAAATACGTAGAAGAAGATTATACGGCTAAGCCAAGATTAAGAATACATTTAGATAATACGTATCCTATTAAGAAAAAATAA
- a CDS encoding urea transporter, with the protein MNKIFTKIPFIDNELKGIGQIMLQENRWTGLLFLIGIFIGSWQGGVAILLATSVGTFTAMKLGYDKSEINAGLYGFSAALAGVALSFFFQTTLLIWMLIAVGGALASIIQHFFISKKIPAFTFPFIVIIWVCVFVLHHFTNIPPSEMISAKPETVAYSEFITPINGFGEVIFQGGLLSGVIFFIAIFISSPAAALYGLVGSLLGAYFSYMDGESIEGIHMGLFGFNAVLSAIVFSGFKKTDGLWVLIAVLITVAIDDFLIDNNILTEFGGVLTFPFVAGTCITLLIQRLFIPKKLN; encoded by the coding sequence ATGAATAAAATTTTTACAAAAATTCCTTTTATCGACAATGAATTAAAAGGGATAGGGCAAATTATGCTTCAGGAAAACAGATGGACAGGACTCTTGTTTCTTATTGGTATTTTTATAGGAAGCTGGCAAGGAGGTGTTGCTATTTTGCTGGCTACAAGTGTTGGAACATTTACCGCTATGAAACTAGGTTATGACAAATCCGAAATTAATGCCGGATTATATGGTTTTAGTGCAGCTTTGGCGGGAGTGGCTTTGTCTTTTTTCTTTCAGACCACACTATTAATCTGGATGCTTATTGCTGTGGGTGGTGCACTGGCAAGCATTATCCAGCATTTTTTTATTAGCAAAAAAATTCCCGCGTTTACATTTCCATTCATTGTTATAATTTGGGTATGTGTTTTTGTTTTACATCATTTTACAAATATCCCCCCTTCTGAAATGATTAGTGCAAAACCGGAAACTGTAGCTTATAGCGAATTCATAACACCCATAAATGGCTTTGGCGAAGTTATTTTTCAAGGAGGACTATTATCCGGAGTCATTTTCTTTATCGCAATTTTTATCAGTTCCCCGGCAGCAGCTTTATATGGTCTTGTAGGATCTTTATTGGGAGCTTATTTTTCTTATATGGATGGAGAATCAATTGAAGGTATTCATATGGGACTATTCGGTTTTAACGCGGTACTTTCTGCTATTGTTTTTTCAGGTTTCAAAAAAACAGACGGATTATGGGTATTAATCGCAGTCCTGATTACAGTTGCTATTGATGACTTCCTGATTGATAATAATATCCTCACTGAATTTGGCGGAGTATTAACTTTTCCGTTTGTTGCCGGAACCTGTATTACATTACTTATTCAGAGACTTTTTATTCCTAAAAAACTAAACTAA
- a CDS encoding RidA family protein, with amino-acid sequence MASNKTNSILARNTENAPKSIGSYSQTVAFSHYNNLSAQLPIDPKSGKIVAGGIKEQTEQCFKNIKSILDSIDHVMSDVVRITVFVKNIKDVDAVDAVYKTFFPTYVPTRTTVAVAALPMDALVQIEALVSNGEGTIPNAPQAGNLIKLIHNTANAPMSTLSAQTVSFSHYNNLSTQLPIDPKTGRLITGGVKEQTQQCLKNIKTILNSIDVPFDDIVKINIFLKNLSDIEAVDEVYSTFFPDSAIARAVAYVPARTIVAVSALSMDSLVQIEAVVSHGDGTPPQAIEDRHGIVIKANNTENAPKNSLSTQTVAFSHYNHISAQLPLNPKTGEMIAGGVKEQAEQCLKNIKAILESISHNMEDVVKVNIFLKNITDSNVVDEVYTTFFPGGIPARRTVGVSALLKDALIQIDVVVSNAEGTPPQV; translated from the coding sequence ATGGCATCAAATAAAACAAATTCAATACTAGCAAGAAATACCGAAAATGCTCCAAAAAGTATCGGTTCATATTCACAAACTGTAGCATTCTCACATTATAATAATCTTTCGGCTCAATTACCAATCGACCCAAAATCCGGTAAAATAGTAGCGGGTGGTATAAAAGAACAGACAGAACAGTGCTTTAAAAATATCAAGTCAATTCTGGACAGCATCGATCACGTCATGAGCGATGTTGTTAGAATCACTGTATTCGTCAAGAATATTAAGGATGTTGATGCTGTAGACGCAGTCTATAAAACATTCTTCCCTACTTATGTTCCTACACGAACTACAGTTGCAGTTGCTGCTTTACCTATGGATGCTTTGGTACAAATTGAAGCACTTGTTTCAAATGGTGAGGGTACAATTCCTAATGCACCACAGGCAGGGAATCTGATAAAACTTATCCATAACACGGCAAATGCGCCTATGAGTACTTTGTCTGCGCAAACAGTATCATTTTCTCATTATAATAATCTTTCAACTCAATTACCTATCGATCCAAAAACTGGCCGATTGATAACGGGAGGTGTAAAAGAGCAAACTCAACAGTGTTTAAAAAATATCAAAACCATTTTAAACAGTATTGATGTTCCTTTTGATGATATTGTTAAGATTAATATCTTCCTTAAAAACCTGTCAGACATTGAAGCTGTAGATGAGGTTTATTCAACATTTTTTCCGGACTCGGCTATTGCAAGAGCTGTAGCTTATGTTCCTGCAAGAACAATCGTAGCTGTTTCGGCTTTATCTATGGATTCCCTTGTGCAAATTGAAGCAGTGGTATCACATGGGGACGGAACGCCTCCTCAAGCTATTGAAGACAGACATGGAATCGTCATAAAAGCAAACAATACTGAAAATGCACCAAAGAATTCTTTGTCTACACAAACGGTAGCATTCTCTCATTATAATCACATTTCGGCTCAATTACCTTTGAATCCAAAAACTGGTGAAATGATAGCCGGAGGTGTAAAAGAACAGGCAGAACAATGCCTGAAAAACATCAAGGCAATTTTAGAAAGTATCTCCCATAATATGGAAGATGTGGTTAAAGTTAATATTTTCCTTAAAAACATCACAGATAGCAACGTTGTAGACGAAGTTTATACAACATTCTTTCCGGGTGGTATTCCTGCACGAAGAACAGTTGGCGTGTCGGCATTACTAAAGGATGCATTAATCCAAATCGATGTAGTTGTTTCAAACGCAGAAGGAACACCTCCACAAGTATAA
- a CDS encoding TonB-dependent receptor — protein MISVASVAQKKESEIQTFLKDTDNKFPVGNALIEYNHGNLHTHSEPDGSFKLHIQHFPDTLIISHEGYDQKKWVVNSNTAYENKVIFLQRKPIEISEIIINHNSFLSDITKVDLNKFPVNSAQDLLRKVPGLFIAQHAGGGKAEQIFLRGFDADHGTDVSVNVDGMPVNIVSHAHGQGYSDLHFVIPETINNIDFGKGAYYVDRGDFNTAGYVDFKTYSSLKNSMIKLEAGSFNTKRILGMFNIINDPDNKKNFYIATEYNYTDGPFDVKQNFNRLNIFGKYNQWLTDNDYFNIQFSTFNSSWNASGQIPERAVNEGIIDRWRSIDPTEGGSTSRTNIQMNFKHIISPSEHIEAMGWYSKYNFNLYSDFTFFLNDPIHGDEIQQKDGRNIYGSEFKHIKNFILSNSSIELISGIGFRNDDIGTLQLNHVYHRDLLLDKKMDDTGLETNLHAYSELIWKTEKWTVAPGLRLDHFIFNMHNLLDQEQLPSRQSSEATRLSPKLNLSYASSDKVVWLLKTGMGFHSNDMRVVIPQNGHNTLPYSIGADFGTRLHPLKSLIITPTIWYLFLQQEFVYVGDDAVVEPSGKSQRYGFDLGIRYQPLPNLYLNADINYSHARLIEEAKGEDYIPLAPIITSTGSLNWDFLKGFSIGLQYRYLSERPAVEDNSLKTKPYLVNDLILSYSRAKWGANLQINNLFDVKWNEAQFATETQLKNETAPITDITYTPGNPFGIKMGIFYKF, from the coding sequence ATGATAAGTGTAGCCTCTGTAGCACAGAAGAAAGAAAGTGAAATACAAACTTTCCTTAAAGATACAGACAACAAATTCCCTGTAGGCAACGCCTTGATAGAATACAATCACGGAAACCTACATACCCATTCAGAACCAGATGGTTCATTCAAATTGCATATTCAACACTTTCCTGATACACTTATAATTAGTCATGAGGGATATGATCAGAAGAAATGGGTGGTTAATAGCAATACAGCGTATGAAAACAAAGTCATTTTTCTTCAGCGTAAACCTATTGAGATTTCCGAAATAATTATTAACCATAATTCATTTCTTTCAGATATCACAAAGGTTGATCTTAATAAATTCCCAGTAAATTCAGCTCAGGATTTATTGCGCAAAGTTCCTGGTTTGTTTATTGCCCAACACGCCGGCGGCGGAAAGGCAGAACAAATTTTTCTGAGAGGTTTTGATGCAGATCACGGAACGGACGTAAGTGTGAATGTAGACGGAATGCCTGTAAATATTGTATCGCATGCCCACGGTCAGGGATATTCGGATTTGCATTTTGTAATTCCCGAAACCATCAATAATATCGATTTTGGAAAAGGGGCCTACTATGTTGACAGAGGAGATTTTAATACTGCGGGATATGTAGATTTTAAAACTTATAGCTCTTTGAAAAACAGTATGATTAAACTCGAAGCAGGTTCTTTTAATACCAAAAGAATTCTGGGAATGTTCAATATCATAAACGATCCCGACAACAAGAAAAATTTCTATATAGCAACAGAATACAATTACACCGATGGGCCTTTTGATGTAAAACAAAATTTCAACAGACTTAATATTTTTGGAAAATATAACCAGTGGCTAACAGATAATGATTATTTCAACATTCAGTTTTCTACGTTCAATTCTTCCTGGAATGCTTCAGGACAAATTCCGGAACGTGCCGTTAATGAAGGAATTATTGATCGCTGGAGAAGTATCGATCCTACTGAAGGAGGAAGTACTTCCCGTACCAATATTCAGATGAATTTTAAACATATCATTTCTCCATCAGAGCATATTGAAGCGATGGGATGGTACTCTAAGTATAATTTTAATCTGTATTCTGATTTTACATTTTTCCTAAATGATCCTATTCACGGAGATGAAATTCAACAAAAAGACGGCAGAAATATTTATGGCAGTGAATTTAAACATATCAAAAATTTCATCCTGTCTAATAGTTCTATAGAATTGATATCCGGAATTGGATTCCGAAATGACGATATTGGGACTTTGCAACTCAATCATGTTTATCACAGAGATTTGTTGTTAGATAAAAAAATGGATGATACTGGCCTGGAAACCAATTTGCATGCTTATTCAGAATTGATATGGAAAACCGAAAAATGGACTGTTGCTCCAGGGTTAAGGCTAGATCATTTTATTTTCAATATGCATAATTTACTGGATCAGGAACAATTGCCTAGCAGACAATCATCAGAAGCAACCAGACTGAGTCCTAAGCTTAATTTATCTTATGCTTCCAGTGATAAAGTTGTGTGGTTATTAAAAACAGGTATGGGATTTCACTCTAATGATATGAGGGTAGTAATTCCTCAAAACGGACATAACACGTTACCATACTCGATAGGAGCTGATTTCGGAACAAGACTTCATCCCTTAAAATCACTAATTATTACGCCAACAATATGGTATTTGTTTCTACAACAGGAATTTGTTTACGTAGGTGATGATGCAGTAGTCGAACCTTCGGGAAAATCACAACGTTATGGTTTTGATTTAGGTATTCGTTACCAGCCATTACCAAATCTGTACCTAAATGCTGATATTAATTATTCTCATGCTCGATTAATAGAGGAGGCAAAAGGAGAAGATTATATCCCATTAGCACCAATAATTACGAGTACCGGATCTTTAAATTGGGATTTTCTGAAAGGTTTTTCTATAGGGCTACAGTATCGATATCTTAGTGAAAGACCTGCTGTTGAGGATAATAGTCTCAAAACAAAACCATATCTTGTAAATGATTTGATACTTTCCTACAGCCGTGCAAAATGGGGCGCTAATTTGCAAATCAATAACTTATTTGATGTAAAATGGAATGAAGCTCAATTTGCGACAGAAACTCAATTGAAAAATGAAACGGCTCCAATTACTGATATTACCTATACTCCGGGAAATCCTTTTGGGATAAAAATGGGAATATTTTATAAATTTTAA
- a CDS encoding shikimate kinase produces the protein MKKIILLGYMGCGKSTIAQNLSKITNIPFLDLDKCIEKRANLAINEIFEQHGEIYFRKLEHEMFVELLQSAENSIIGLGGGTPCYANNHELLKRDDVTSIYLKASIETLYNRLIHNKSKRPLIANMNEEEMKEFIAKHLFDRSFYYNHAQHKVSVDNKTVEDTVQDILEILA, from the coding sequence ATGAAAAAAATCATATTATTAGGATATATGGGTTGCGGAAAGTCAACCATTGCCCAAAATCTTTCAAAAATTACAAATATTCCATTTTTAGATTTGGACAAATGCATCGAAAAAAGAGCCAATTTAGCGATAAATGAGATTTTCGAACAACATGGAGAAATCTATTTTAGAAAATTAGAACACGAAATGTTTGTAGAATTACTTCAGTCTGCAGAAAATAGTATAATAGGTTTAGGCGGAGGAACGCCCTGTTATGCAAATAACCACGAATTATTAAAAAGAGATGATGTTACTTCGATTTATTTAAAAGCTTCGATAGAGACTTTATATAATAGATTAATTCATAACAAAAGCAAACGCCCGTTAATCGCTAATATGAATGAGGAAGAAATGAAAGAGTTTATCGCAAAACATTTGTTCGACAGAAGTTTTTATTACAACCATGCGCAACATAAAGTTTCGGTTGATAATAAAACGGTCGAAGACACAGTTCAGGATATTTTAGAAATCTTAGCTTAA